A window from Triticum aestivum cultivar Chinese Spring chromosome 6D, IWGSC CS RefSeq v2.1, whole genome shotgun sequence encodes these proteins:
- the LOC123143410 gene encoding transcription factor TDR — protein MGGGDYHQQSLIGGAAVHGHGGGGGGTVEAALRPLVGGSHGWDYCMYWQLSPDQRFLEMAGFCCSAEFEAQVATLADVPCSIPLDSSSIGMHAQALLSNQPIWQSSGGAPGPDLLTGYEAASSGGEKTRLLVPVAGGIVELFASRYMAEEQQMAELVMAQCGGGGQGWQETEAQGFAWDAAAAADPGRLYAAASLNLFDGAGGSGSGEPFLAGVQEDGAAGVGWQYAAESSEPPSTVAQEHQQLHGQHGSGVGRADSGSEGSDMQLGDPDDDVDGETQRGSGKDGCGKRQQCKNLEAERKRRKKLNDRLYKLRSLVPNITKMDRASILGDAIDYIVGLQKQVKELQDELEDPNPPGGTGGDSKAPDVLLDDHPPPGLDNDEDSPQQQPFPSAGGKRPWKEEAGEEEEMEAEDHDMEPQVEVRQVEGKEFFLQVLCSHKSGRFVRIMDEIAALGLQITTVNVTSYNKLVLNVFRAVMKDNEAAVPADRVRDSLLEVTREMYGGGGAWSSPVPPPPLTNAKLDGMDGQAVPAAAADHYQLHHQVLGGYHHQHLQYLAMD, from the exons ATGGGAGGAGGAGATTATCACCAGCAGAGCCTCATCGGCGGTGCGGCTGTTCATGGccatggagggggagggggcggcaccgTGGAGGCTGCGCTGAGGCCGCTCGTCGGCGGCTCCCACGGCTGGGACTACTGCATGTACTGGCAGCTCTCTCCTGACCAGAG GTTCTTGGAGATGGCGGGGTTTTGCTGCAGCGCCGAGTTCGAGGCGCAGGTCGCCACGCTCGCCGACGTCCCTTGCTCCATCCCTCTTGACTCCTCCTCCATCGG GATGCACGCTCAGGCGCTACTGTCGAACCAGCCAATCTGGCAGAGCAGCGGCGGGGCGCCGGgcccggatctcctcacgggctacGAGGCTGCCTCCAGCGGTGGCGAGAAGACGCGGCTCCTCGTCCCAGTCGCCGGGGGCATCGTCGAGCTCTTCGCGTCGAGATAt ATGGCGGAGGAGCAGCAGATGGCGGAGCTGGTCATGGCGCAGTGTGGTGGCGGTGGGCAGGGGTGGCAGGAGACGGAGGCGCAGGGGTTCGCgtgggacgcggcggcggcagcagaccCCGGGCGGCTCTACGCGGCGGCGTCGCTCAACCTGTTCGACGGTGCCGGGGGAAGCGGCTCCGGCGAGCCGTTCCTGGCGGGAGTGCAGGAGGACGGCGCGGCGGGCGTGGGGTGGCAGTACGCGGCAGAGAGCAGCGAGCCGCCGTCGACAGTGGCGCAGGAGCATCAGCAGCTGCACGGGCAGCACGGCTCGGGCGTGGGGAGGGCGGATTCGGGGTCGGAGGGGAGCGATATGCAGCTGGGGGACCCCGACGACGACGTCGACGGCGAGACGCAGAGGGGCTCTGGCAAAGACGGCTGCGGGAAGCGGCAGCAGTGCAAGAACCTCGAGGCGGAGCGGAAGCGGCGCAAGAAGCTCAACGACCGCCTCTACAAGCTCCGGTCCCTCGTCCCCAACATTACCAAG ATGGACCGTGCGTCGATCCTCGGGGACGCGATCGACTACATCGTGGGGCTGCAGAAGCAGGTGAAGGAGCTGCAGGACGAGCTGGAGGACCCGAACCCGCCGGGGGGCACCGGCGGCGACAGCAAGGCCCCGGACGTGCTCCTCGACGACCACCCGCCGCCGGGCCTCGACAACGACGAGGACTCGCCGCAGCAGCAGCCGTTCCCATCcgccggcggcaagcggccctggaaggaggaggcgggcgaggaggaggagatggaggcggagGACCATGACATGGAGCCGCAGGTGGAGGTCCGGCAGGTGGAGGGGAAGGAGTTCTTCCTGCAGGTGCTGTGCTCCCACAAGTCCGGGCGCTTCGTCCGCATCATGGACGAGATCGCCGCCCTCGGCCTCCAGATCACCACCGTCAACGTCACCTCCTACAACAAGCTCGTCCTCAACGTCTTCCGCGCCGTC ATGAAGGACAACGAGGCGGCGGTGCCGGCGGACAGGGTGAGGGACTCGCTGCTGGAGGTGACGAGGGAGATGTACGGCGGGGGCGGCGCGTGGTCGTCCCCGgtccctccgccgccgctgacaaACGCGAAGCTCGATGGCATGGACGGGCAGGCGGTGCCGGCGGCGGCCGCGGACCACTACCAACTGCACCACCAGGTGCTGGGAGGATATCATCACCAGCATCTGCAGTACCTCGCCATGGATTGA